ctgaaaaagtctaggactccaaaccattgtaaaattctagacttaTCAGTATtattatgtgtccaaaccatagtaaaatttcatgcgttcaaggtatggtaatatttttttggtgaaagcttgaggaccaatagttcatagctagagggaccctatcacacctcgagggaccctatcacagctcgagagagcctatcacagctgaaaaagtctaggactccaaaccattgtaaaattctagacttttccatatttttatgtgtccaaaccatagtaaaatttcatgcgttcaaggtatggtaatattttttttgtgaaagcttgaggaccaatagttcatagctagagggaccctatcacacctcgagggaccctatcacagctcgagagagcTTATCACAggtgaaaaagtctaggactccaaaccatggtaaaattctagacttttccatacttttatgtgtccaaaccatagtaaaattctatgtgttcaaggtatggtaatattttttttgtgaaagcttgaggaccaataggtcatacatcgagggaccctatcacagctcgagagagcctatcacagatgaaaaagtctaggactccaaaccatggtaaaattctagacttttccatacttttatgtgtccaaagcATAGTAAAATTCtatgtgttcaaggtatggtaatatttccttgtgaaagcttgaggaccaataggtcatagctagagggacctatcacagctcgagagagcctatcacagctgaaaaagtctaggactccaaaccatggttaaattctagacttttccatacttttatgtgtccaaaccatagtaaaattccatgtgttcaaggtatggtaatattttttttgtgaaagcttgaggaccaataggtcatagctagagggatcctatcacagctcgagagagTCTATCagagctgaaaaagtctaggactccaaactatggtaaaattttagacttttccatacttttatatgtccaaaccatagtaaaattccatgtgttcaaggtatggtaatattttttttgtaaaagcttgaggaccaataggtcatagctagagggaccctatcacagctcgagagagcctatcacagctgaaaaagtctaggactccaaaccatgctaaaattctagactttttcatacttttatgtgtccaaaccatagtaaaattccatgtgttcaaagtatggtaatattttttttgtgaaagcttgaggaccaataagtcatagctagagggaccctatcacagctcgagagagcctatcacagctgaaaaagtctaggactcaaagccatggtaaaattctagactttttcatacttttatgtgtccaaaccatagtaaaattccatatgtttaaggtatggtaatatttttttttgaaagcttgaggaccaataagtcatagctagagggaccctatcacagctcgagagagcctatcacatctgaaaaagtctaggactccaaaccatggtaaaattctagatttttctatacttttatgtgttcaaaccatagtaaaattctatgtgttcaaggtatggtaatatttacATGTACAAAATGAACCTTTTGAGTTTGTTACTTAAATAACAGTTTATTTTCTAGTCCAAAATATTGTTGTAATACTAGTATACTACTAGACCTACATTTTTCTACTTGACATAGAACAGAAACAAAATCTATGGATAGACAGATTTTTCATATATTATGAGAAATCACAACATGATTGTATCCGAATCCATTTCTGGCAAGACTTGATTTGACATTGAGAATGAAAATGGGAAGACTCAGAAGGAACTAGGCGCTACATATATGTTATATTATCAAGAAACAGAGGAATAGGGTAGGGTTTTGGCTCCTGCATGTTCATGTAGAGACCAGCTGAACCCGCTTTCTTAGCTCTTCAAAGGCATGCATTGCTTCGCAGTCAAGTCCCCCAGCAAACTACATATAGAGTAGCAAAGCAAACAATAATCCAAGCATCCATCAGGTTCAGGTTGGTTTCTCAATCAACATTTTGAGCAGCAAACTGACCTGGTGGACCCTGTAGGTGAAGCGCACACTTTGAGCAACCAGAGCAGCCTCGTTCCCAGTCCCAGCTGTATCCCTGCAGTCCAGTTCCTTAAGGACTGTCTCGGTATACATTTTCGCCAGACTCACCGATGCCAATCTCATCTGCACAGCCCAATAGGTACTTAACATGTCTGTTATTGATGCTTTATTCGCTTTGAGGCCCAATAGGTAGATATCAATCTACCTATCTAACCAGCATGGGAAACAGGAGGAGACCATCATAATAAGTAGAGCTAGAGAGATAATAATTAACCTTTGAGGCCATCCCTGAATCAAGCATCCAGTCGGTTGGAATCCTAAACTCTTTGTAGGATGGCATCGCCAATCTCCTTAGATTCACCAATCTGTCCATGCTCTTCTCCAATCTGAAGAGCAGAATACGCCTCATATATATCTTGAGTTTGGTGGCAATGgcgttgaaaaaaaaaatacttgtaCAAATTAAAGTAATATATTGAAGACTGCTGTTGCCACACGTACTTGTCTAGCAAGCTTGAAATCTTCCTGCGAGTGGCTGTGGCCTCACTACCACTACCACCATCGTCTTCGTCTCTTAAGGAAGAGATCTCTGTTAGAAGACAATTGAGGTGTCGGTATTCAGATGCCGCTTCACGAAGTGCATCAGCTTTCCTCTCAGGCCAGTTGAAGTGCTTCAAGACGGCTGTCTCATCAGACTGACAAAAGTGTGAATTACATTTGTAATAGATGCATGCACCCAAGACTTGTGCTCTTTTTTTTCtgcgaaaaataaataaataaaaactcTATCTTACCAGTGTAGAAAGATGTTGGTCCAGCCAGTCCACAAAGGTGACTACTTGTTCCACACCAGTGTAAGTACTAGTGTGGATTTTGTTGATGAGATGGTTGATGAACTCTGCTTTTGTTTCCACATCCTCTTTGATCTGCGTAgtataggctttgtttagttccttgacgaaattttttcgggacactgtagcactttcgtttgtttgtgttaattattgtccaatcatggattaactaggctcaaaagattcatctcgtaaatttcgaccaaactgtgcaattagtttttaattttgtttatatttaatactccatgcatgtgtctaaagattcgatgtgacggggaatcttgaaaagtttttgaattttgggtggaagtaaacaaggccatagtatgTGATTGAGAAAAGGGAATGGTGTTTCGTTTTGTGAGCGAActtatataggccttgtttagttctcaaaaaattttgcaaaatttttcagattccccatcacatcgaatctttagacacgtacatgaagtattaaatataaacaaaataaaaactaattacacagtttggtcgaaattgacgagacgaatcttttgaacctagttagtccatgattggacaatatttgtcaaatataaacgaaaaagctacagtgtcgattttgcaaaatattttggaactggccataataataataataataattccaGAAAGCACAAAGGGAAAGAATGGTGCATGACGCACCGCTAGCTGGTGCCTGGAGCGGTTCTGCAGCTCGTCAACAATGCTGCTATGCTGATGATGGCTTCTACTTTTGTCTGTGTGCTTCGACGGCTTCTTGTTGCTGGTCTGCAGCGAGTTGTACATCTCAACCAGGGCAGTGGCCTTGCTCACCGGGCTTGTGCTCGGAGCTGAAGGGACTCGCTGGTTTTGGTaccgcggcggtggcggtggcggtggcggtggcggtggcggcggtggtgcaGCTGCAACGACTCCTCCGGAAATTGAAATCTTGCTAGGAGGTTGTGGAATGTTGTTGGTTGCAGCATCATGCTGTTGGTGTTGATTAAGGCGGAGCAGGCGCTGCACCTCCCTCCGCAAGGCATCCACCTCCCCGCGCAAccgcaccacctcctcctctacGGTCTCCGACTCCGTGGTGCTCATCGTCACCCTCCTCACGGTCACGGGCACAGCAGGCTGCCTCCTCGTTGCTACCATGGAGGCGGCCGGTCTTGGTCTGGCCTTCACCCCTGGGCCTGGAGTAGCAGGAGGTTGCTTCACTTTGGGTGGTGGTGCTCTTGATGTCCGCGTTTGTGGCACAGGAGACTTGGAATGGATGCTGCTGCCATGGCCGTTGCTGCTCGGGACTTGTTGCTTCATGCTTGTTGGGTTGGTTGATTTGATGCGGATAGGCAGTGGAGATGGAAATGCTCCTGAACCTCGCTGGCCAACACAAGATAAAAGCGAAATACTAGATGGTTGGCTTGGCTGGTGATGGAAATTAGAAATAGAAATTGCGCTGCTACTGCACTCCAGTCAACAACAAACAAAGAAGCActgctctgctgctgctgctgctgactaGTGACCACGATATTCAACTGTACTACCTAGTACAACTCTACAAGCCCATAGTAAACAGCGAATGCGAAAACTGTTCATTTTGCAGGACAAAAGTAGAAATCTCTCTTAAATAGTATGCATACTAATGCGTGGATGTGAATCAGCAGACAAGCCACGTGAACTCTGTTGGCAAGGAAGGGAACAGAACAGCAGGAATATCCATGCTATGAATGAATGCCCAGGCAGGCCTAGCAGCCGCACCATGAATGCTTCTGCCTGCTTGCTGTAGAAACATGGCCCAGCATATATGCGAAATGGAATTAGGAGGGACACATAGCAGTTATTagtgatgaaaacggatcgaatacggacggatatcatcgatatcatatttgttttcatatttttagtcgaattcggattcgaatacggataatatcaaaaatgtcggataagatatgattggatatcgacatcataaatatacgatttaagtatttggatacggatacggtatcggatgttaaacattcggactcggatacggatagatctgaacctctctaaacgaattcggtctcgaatacggtcggaaaatattcgtaccgttttcatccctagcagTAATAGTGGAAATCTTATCATTTCACATCAGATGGATGCACATCCTACTTCTGATCTATGCATTGCATACTCATTTTTTTATGGAAATTGCATACTTCATTGTAAAAGTGGCGAATTACAATCAAGCAATAACTAGAAACAAGAATCAGGAACTAACTACATCATAGCCAAGTGGAAACAGAGGAAGAGAGGCCAAACCAGGTAAATCACAATCAACCAACACATCCTTGAAACAAGAACCAGGAACTAACTACATGCAGGGGggaaaag
Above is a genomic segment from Sorghum bicolor cultivar BTx623 unplaced genomic scaffold, Sorghum_bicolor_NCBIv3 super_120, whole genome shotgun sequence containing:
- the LOC8155620 gene encoding protein CHUP1, chloroplastic isoform X1 translates to MCWLIVIYLRGSGAFPSPLPIRIKSTNPTSMKQQVPSSNGHGSSIHSKSPVPQTRTSRAPPPKVKQPPATPGPGVKARPRPAASMVATRRQPAVPVTVRRVTMSTTESETVEEEVVRLRGEVDALRREVQRLLRLNQHQQHDAATNNIPQPPSKISISGGVVAAAPPPPPPPPPPPPPPRYQNQRVPSAPSTSPVSKATALVEMYNSLQTSNKKPSKHTDKSRSHHQHSSIVDELQNRSRHQLAIKEDVETKAEFINHLINKIHTSTYTGVEQVVTFVDWLDQHLSTLSDETAVLKHFNWPERKADALREAASEYRHLNCLLTEISSLRDEDDGGSGSEATATRRKISSLLDKLEKSMDRLVNLRRLAMPSYKEFRIPTDWMLDSGMASKMRLASVSLAKMYTETVLKELDCRDTAGTGNEAALVAQSVRFTYRVHQFAGGLDCEAMHAFEELRKRVQLVST
- the LOC8155620 gene encoding protein CHUP1, chloroplastic isoform X2; its protein translation is MKQQVPSSNGHGSSIHSKSPVPQTRTSRAPPPKVKQPPATPGPGVKARPRPAASMVATRRQPAVPVTVRRVTMSTTESETVEEEVVRLRGEVDALRREVQRLLRLNQHQQHDAATNNIPQPPSKISISGGVVAAAPPPPPPPPPPPPPPRYQNQRVPSAPSTSPVSKATALVEMYNSLQTSNKKPSKHTDKSRSHHQHSSIVDELQNRSRHQLAIKEDVETKAEFINHLINKIHTSTYTGVEQVVTFVDWLDQHLSTLSDETAVLKHFNWPERKADALREAASEYRHLNCLLTEISSLRDEDDGGSGSEATATRRKISSLLDKLEKSMDRLVNLRRLAMPSYKEFRIPTDWMLDSGMASKMRLASVSLAKMYTETVLKELDCRDTAGTGNEAALVAQSVRFTYRVHQFAGGLDCEAMHAFEELRKRVQLVST